The following coding sequences lie in one Saccopteryx bilineata isolate mSacBil1 chromosome 5, mSacBil1_pri_phased_curated, whole genome shotgun sequence genomic window:
- the LOC136338318 gene encoding calmodulin-like: protein MAEDLSKEQVADFKAAFARFDKDGNGTINVEELGAVMKALGQNPSEAELKEIIARLDTDGDGAISFQEFLAEMVKRMKSWDGEQDMREVFRAFDLDGDGHISMDELKQAMTQVGQKLSQEELESMIREADVDQDGRVNFEEFVRILNMK, encoded by the coding sequence ATGGCAGAAGATCTGTCTAAAGAGCAGGTGGCTGACTTCAAGGCCGCCTTCGCCAGGTTTGACAAGGATGGGAATGGCACCATCAACGTAGAGGAGCTGGGTGCCGTCATGAAGGCCCTGGGCCAGAACCCATCAGAGGCCGAGCTGAAGGAGATCATTGCCCGGTTGGACACAGATGGCGACGGCGCCATCAGCTTCCAAGAGTTTCTGGCAGAGATGGTTAAGAGGATGAAGTCTTGGGATGGTGAGCAGGACATGCGGGAGGTCTTCCGAGCCTTTGACCTGGACGGCGACGGCCACATCAGCATGGATGAGCTCAAGCAGGCCATGACCCAGGTGGGGCAGAAGCTCTCCCAGGAGGAGCTGGAGTCCATGATCCGGGAGGCAGACGTGGACCAGGACGGACGGGTGAACTTCGAGGAGTTCGTGCGCATCCTCAACATGAAGTGA